The Girardinichthys multiradiatus isolate DD_20200921_A chromosome 6, DD_fGirMul_XY1, whole genome shotgun sequence genome window below encodes:
- the ccdc18 gene encoding coiled-coil domain-containing protein 18, translating into MESAPVRKRVGCVRQENACLITEDEQLICDLDALQYEPGVSKLQVHPSLSRVRLSSSVAAMSEHILQMEAELETQTEELKAAELRVECSQEALAHRDAVVATVTEELRTLREQLDNRTSLGKRAEQQRNQALQNAEKLKEAFKNYKDTTSVKLQKVIESENKLKESLIESDREKEELGMKFSVLERENAAKDQTISQLHEEIRQTKAAAAHLQAQLDQVGQKASLLEQQLSERGAECRAMASLCREVEELRTLTRSQEQKVAQSHREAEQSQAELASMEAILALLHQQEAPAGPICLNPCMLPPVDYSGAAHLLKLKPGEGYQQLLRVLQLKEAERLKQKNLNERLQERLSRAQEEISSLQSSMAQRASHYQNLHTELLDKVSQATDTQKELKRKSARVAALEKQLQEKSSAYSLAALKNTELENELKDKSSSIQHYQTLISKKQKEYQQSLEQFKQSHSNQLAEQQHRIEMLQLSVEEAQSQMVEMEQHLGSLQRERDEAQKAAVLLQTSIDQLKQEKQVEFGHNQKLLQSFKDQASHSATKVSELQSCLSACREELNLYLQKMEELKKNYETELQKKNEKLSSLHEKLHSTSLVCQSSSEQNLQLQMTLQQQQTMLTESTARVSELEETQSKLQRQVSSLELQLERDRASLQDELRSRELEAQAADKNLQEMTQHNKQLSKSISHLTSEMLKCRAELVSKESELEHLRSQAAIKTEQITDLEQNLQDMKSQIISKTAMVEDLEEKLRRCEAEQLSSTQEVQVLEGQLRSMQGELADNLGQLQELKDVLQRTQTISDQRQAQVDKLSVRLSETQRELDKRTLEVLDMDNILKERQGELQQRAKLLGQLDVAIREHKLRGKGELERKVQLLQQCLEAREKELMDRNTKESEEFSQQLRECQQRLHKVLEEHEACQRHHEALTRELDATKLQIRETEAQLCSVEEELTLKEAQWLQEEARLQSTVTALEQELELEKEQHSKELESLQHTRGQLLKVSEQISSNMRSSQEQLTVKLQQSQTQLEEAKARCSQVKTQLDQAMVELDYSHSQTSHLQMQLDQSQTQLLQSETELEESRILYEQTRVQNSHLNAQLELLSAQLKQSRMQVSQLQTQLHASEKSVETSADSLLIKESEVTRLQARISSMGRAAERQSLHNHAVSLPALHTFTGPLEFSSSAHPTQPTPKQLQTPVPSSSCGDSVPRHSPTNTQPCLSPPANSYPQSTSAPHLSESLPPCDWLQSSSINSSMNLTPSLKATLRVALFKQPWESSSPSVSTFPETADHSWKGLSATEASAMSDGSFNPLTYMMDTHNDTHISMEALTVQQGEDVQHSESRRETGSTSVEQEEEEVDLSSLTGMLKFVNQTLAMQEDPSAWSSTKKIQT; encoded by the exons ATGGAGTCTGCTCCTGTAAGAAAGAGAGTAGGCTGCGTGCGTCAGGAGAATGCCTGCCTGATCACAGAGGATGAGCAGCTCATCTGTGACCTGGATGCTTTGCAGTATGAACCAGGAGTTTCCAAGCTGCAG GTCCATCCCAGCCTATCTAGGGTCAGGCTTAGCAGCAGCGTGGCCGCCATGAGTGAACACATCCTTCAAATGGAAGCTGAACTGGAGACTCAGACTGAGGAACTAAA GGCAGCGGAGCTGAGGGTGGAGTGTAGTCAGGAAGCTTTAGCTCACCGTGATGCTGTAGTTGCCACAGTGACTGAGGAGCTGAGGACGCTAAGAGAGCAACTGGACAACAGAACATCATTAGGGAAGAG AGCTGAGCAACAAAGGAACCAAGCCCTTCAAAATGCAGAGAAACTCAAAGAAGCTTTCAAAAATTACAAAGACACAACTTCTGTTAAGCTACAAAAG GTGATTGAGAGTGAGAACAAACTGAAAGAGAGTCTGATTGAGTCTGACAGGGAAAAGGAGGAATTGGGGATGAAGTTTTCTGTGTTGGAAAGAGAGAACGCTGCAAAGGACCAGACTATTAG CCAGCTGCATGAGGAGATAAGGCAGACCAAGGCTGCCGCTGCTCATCTCCAAGCCCAGTTGGATCAGGTAGGACAAAAAGCCTCCCTGCTGGAGCAGCAGCTGTCAGAGCGAGGTGCAGAGTGCAGGGCGATGGCCTCTCTGTGCAGGGAAGTGGAGGAGCTTCGCACTCTGACCCGTAGTCAAGAGCAGAAGGTGGCCCAGAGCCACAGAGAGGCTGAACAGAGCCAGGCTGAGCTGGCTAGCATGGAGGCAATCCTGGCTCTGCTGCACCAACAAGAG GCTCCTGCAGGGCCAATCTGCCTTAATCCATGCATGCTGCCCCCTGTGGACTATTCAGGAGCTGCACATCTGCTGAAACTAAAACCAG GTGAAGGCTACCAGCAGCTGCTCCGGGTTCTGCAGTTGAAGGAGGCTGAGCGGCTGAAACAGAAGAACCTGAACGAGCGTCTTCAGGAGCGTCTGAGCAGAGCCCAGGAGGAGATCTCCTCCCTGCAGAGCTCCATGGCCCAGAGGGCCTCCCACTACCAGAACCTCCACACTGAGCTGCTGGACAAAGTTAGCCAAGCCACTGACACACAGAAAGAG ttaaaaaggaaaagtgCCCGGGTAGCGGCGCTGGAGAAACAGCTGCAGGAAAAAAGCTCAGCATACAGTCTGGCTGCTCTGAAGAACACCGAGCTGGAAAATGAGCTGAAG GACAAGAGCAGCAGCATTCAGCATTACCAGACTCTAATTTCGAAAAAGCAGAAAGAGTACCAGCAGTCATTGGAGCAATTTAAACAGTCTCACTCTAACCAGCTGGCTGAGCAACAGCACAGGATAGAAATG ctgcagctgtctgtggAGGAGGCCCAGTCTCAGATGGTGGAAATGGAGCAGCATTTGGGTTCTCTTCAAAGGGAGCGAGATGAGGCCCAGAAAGCAGCTGTCCTGCTACAGACCTCTATAGATCAGCTCAAACAG GAGAAGCAGGTTGAATTTGGACACAATCAGAAGTTGCTACAGAGTTTTAAAGATCAGGCTTCTCACTCTGCCACCAAG GTATCTGAGCTACAGTCCTGCCTGTCAGCATGTAGAGAAGAGCTGAACTTGTACCTGCAGAAGATGGAGGAGCTAAAGAAAAACTATGAGACTGAGCTGCAGAAGAAGAATGAAAAG ttGTCTTCTCTGCATGAGAAGCTTCACAGCACCAGCCTGGTTTGTCAGAGCTCCAGCGAACAGAACCTGCAGCTGCAGAtgactctgcagcagcagcagaccatGCTGACTGAGAGCACGGCTCGTGTCTCTGAGCTGGAGGAGACCCAGAGCAAACTGCAAAGACAG GTGTCCAGTTTGGAGCTACAGCTGGAACGGGATCGGGCTTCTCTGCAAGATGAACTCCGGAGCAGAGAGCTGGAGGCGCAGGCTGCTGATAAGAATCTGCAGGAGATGACCCAACATAACAAGCAACTCTCTAAATCCATCAG CCATCTCACATCAGAGATGTTAAAATGTCGAGCTGAGCTTGTTTCTAAGGAGTCGGAGTTGGAGCACCTGAGGAGCCAAGCTGCCATAAAGACAGAGCAGATCACTGACTTGGAGCAGAACCTGCAGGACATGAAGAGCCAAATCATCAGCAAGACTGCAATGG TTGAAGATCTTGAAGAGAAGCTCCGTCGCTGTGAGGCAGAGCAGCTCAGCAGCACGCAGGAAGTCCAGGTCCTGGAGGGCCAGCTGCGCTCTATGCAGGGGGAGTTGGCCGACAATTTGGGGCAACTACAGGAACTCAAGGATGTCCTACAGAGAACCCAAACAATCTCTGACCAACGGCAAGCCCAAGTGGACAAACTCAGTGTTCGGCTTAG tgagacCCAGAGGGAGTTGGACAAGAGAACTCTTGAGGTTTTAGACATGGACAATATACTGAAAGAAAGACAGGGGGAGCTCCAGCAGAGAGCAAAGCTG CTCGGCCAGTTGGACGTAGCCATCAGGGAGCACAAGCTGAGAGGAAAAGGAGAGCTGGAGAGGAAAGTCCAGCTCCTGCAGCAGTGCCTGGAAGCCCGGGAGAAGGAGCTTATGGACAGAAACACAAAG GAGTCAGAGGAGTTCAGCCAGCAGCTGCGTGAGTGTCAGCAAAGGCTCCATAAGGTGCTTGAAGAACATGAAGCATGTCAGCGTCACCATGAGGCTCTGACCAGAGAGCTGGATGCCACCAAACTGCAGATCAGGGAAACG GAGGCCCAGCTGTGTAGTGTAGAGGAGGAGCTCACACTGAAGGAGGCGCAGTGGCTGCAGGAGGAAGCCAGGCTGCAGAGCACAGTCACTGCTTTGGAGCAGGAGCTGGAGTTGGAAAAGGAGCAGCACAGCAAAGAG CTGGAGTCACTGCAGCACACTCGAGGCCAGCTCCTCAAAGTCTCGGAGCAAATCTCGTCCAACATGCGCTCCTCCCAGGAGCAGCTCACAGTGAAGCTCCAGCAGAGCCAGACCCAGCTGGAGGAAGCAAAGGCACGTTGCAGCCAGGTTAAAACCCAGCTGGACCAGGCTATGGTTGAGCTGGATTACAGCCACAGCCAAACCAGTCACCTCCAGATGCAGCTGGACCAGAGCCAGACACAGCTTCTGCAGAGTGAAACCGAGCTTGAGGAGAGCAGAATTCTGTATGAACAGACACGAGTTCAGAACAGCCATCTAAATGCACAACTTGAGCTGCTCTCTGCTCAATTAAAGCAAAGCAGAATGCAGGTATCTCAGCTCCAAACTCAGCTCCATGCATCTGAGAAGTCTGTGGAGACATCTGCTGATTCGCTGCTCATCAAG GAATCTGAGGTGACCCGCCTCCAAGCCAGGATCTCCAGCATGGGACGAGCTGCAGAGCGGCAGAGTCTGCACAATCACGCTGTTTCCCTTCCTGCCCTGCACACATTCACAGGCCCTCTGGAGTTCTCCAGCTCTGCTCACCCAACTCAACCTACCCCCAAACAGTTACAAACCCCTGTCCCCTCTTCTTCATGTGGAGATTCAGTCCCCCGACACTCCCCGACAAACACACAGCCTTGCTTGTCTCCTCCTGCTAACTCATATCCTCAGTCTACCTCAGCTCCCCACCTGTCCGAGAGCCTCCCACCCTGTGATTGGCTTCAGAGCAGCAGTATCAACTCCTCCATGAACCTCACACCTAGCCTGAAGGCCACACTGAGGGTGGCTCTGTTCAAGCAGCCATGGGAGTCTTCCTCACCGTCTGTTTCAACTTTCCCAGAGACAGCTGACCACAGCTGGAAGGGACTCAGTGCCACAGAGGCCTCAGCGATGTCGGATGGCTCATTTAACCCGCTGACATACATGATGGACACACACAATGACACACACATAAGCATGGAGGCTCTCACAGTACAGCAGGGAGAAGATGTGCAGCACAGTGAGTCCAGGAGAGAGACTGGAAGTACCTC